From a single Petrotoga miotherma DSM 10691 genomic region:
- a CDS encoding ABC transporter substrate-binding protein, with the protein MRKLLVLLVVALSALTIFAQEAYNPEWLIADVEGGQRGGTLYLATTSGPKTLNTYWAQETSSSIIINQGDVSLLGSDFYGQPTQPSLAKDWGVERTEDGGTLYWFEMREGVKWSDGHPLTVDDVVFTWEKIIVPDLTADGNDVYMDAEGNLPELTVEGNRIMFKYPTVFRFGLETVGGFPIMPKHVLEDKVTDAETFQSTWTVEQVDQLVVAGPFKVTEYTEGVRVVLERNPYYFEKAKDGVQLPYLDRIVFEIVTDTNVARLRFEAGEVDMHGPAAKDFPALRAQAEEKGWNVIVGPATAGSNFVAFNFNAADPVHREWFRNDNFRKAVAYAFDKQTIIETLYNGLAVPCYGPRTNSSAFYNPEIEELGFRYSLVTAQRLLREAGFNWNDKGELVDWDGNVVEFELNTNGENTVRNEIAVILVDSLAKLGIKVNYRPIQFNAMVQRMYSANWDAIIIGLVGGDDPGWSTNVWLLDGGLHFWNWSPEVMEWVDPNEYWVHPAEKRIDEIMRVQRSILDKDELQKLWDEWQMLISENQILVYTISQNYLNMHKNTLHLYPVEKYGTINPYGYSYSPGLWKIEYAWKEQ; encoded by the coding sequence ATGAGAAAGTTGTTAGTACTTTTAGTCGTTGCTTTAAGCGCTTTGACGATTTTTGCGCAAGAAGCTTACAACCCCGAATGGCTTATTGCCGATGTGGAAGGTGGTCAAAGAGGAGGAACCTTATACCTTGCAACAACTTCTGGCCCAAAAACTTTAAATACTTACTGGGCTCAGGAAACATCATCTTCTATCATCATCAATCAGGGTGACGTGTCGTTACTTGGTAGCGATTTTTATGGGCAACCTACACAACCGTCACTTGCAAAAGATTGGGGAGTAGAACGTACAGAAGATGGAGGTACACTTTACTGGTTTGAGATGAGAGAAGGGGTAAAATGGTCCGATGGTCATCCATTAACCGTTGACGATGTAGTGTTCACATGGGAAAAGATAATAGTCCCAGATTTAACGGCAGATGGTAACGATGTTTATATGGACGCTGAAGGTAATCTCCCAGAATTAACTGTCGAAGGTAATAGAATCATGTTCAAATATCCGACAGTATTCAGATTTGGGCTTGAAACAGTCGGTGGATTCCCAATAATGCCAAAACACGTTTTAGAGGACAAAGTAACCGATGCCGAAACCTTCCAATCCACCTGGACGGTAGAACAAGTTGATCAACTCGTAGTTGCTGGCCCCTTTAAAGTTACAGAGTACACCGAAGGAGTTAGGGTAGTTCTAGAAAGAAACCCATACTACTTTGAAAAGGCAAAAGACGGTGTCCAACTTCCTTACTTAGATAGAATTGTCTTCGAAATAGTGACAGACACCAATGTTGCAAGGTTGAGATTTGAGGCAGGAGAAGTAGATATGCATGGTCCTGCTGCTAAGGATTTCCCAGCCTTGAGAGCTCAAGCGGAGGAGAAGGGATGGAATGTAATAGTAGGACCAGCAACCGCCGGGTCAAACTTTGTGGCTTTCAATTTCAACGCAGCTGATCCTGTTCATAGAGAATGGTTCAGAAACGATAATTTCAGAAAAGCTGTAGCGTATGCCTTTGATAAACAAACTATTATAGAAACACTGTACAACGGTTTAGCCGTACCTTGCTATGGCCCAAGAACTAATTCTTCTGCTTTCTACAACCCTGAAATCGAGGAGTTGGGATTCAGATATTCTCTGGTTACAGCACAGAGATTACTAAGAGAAGCAGGTTTCAATTGGAATGATAAAGGTGAATTAGTCGATTGGGATGGAAACGTCGTCGAATTTGAATTGAACACCAACGGAGAAAATACGGTGAGAAACGAAATTGCTGTTATTTTAGTTGATTCCTTAGCAAAACTAGGGATCAAAGTTAATTACAGACCTATACAGTTCAATGCGATGGTTCAGAGAATGTACTCAGCTAACTGGGATGCAATTATCATTGGATTAGTCGGAGGAGACGATCCTGGATGGAGTACAAATGTTTGGTTATTAGATGGTGGATTACACTTCTGGAATTGGTCTCCCGAAGTTATGGAATGGGTTGATCCAAATGAATATTGGGTACACCCTGCTGAAAAAAGAATTGACGAGATTATGAGAGTTCAACGTTCAATTTTAGATAAAGATGAGCTCCAAAAACTTTGGGACGAATGGCAAATGTTGATTTCAGAGAATCAGATCTTAGTTTATACAATTTCGCAGAATTACTTGAACATGCATAAAAATACCTTACATTTGTATCCTGTAGAGAAGTATGGAACGATTAACCCTTACGGTTATTCCTACTCACCAGGTTTGTGGAAAATTGAGTACGCCTGGAAAGAACAGTAA
- a CDS encoding ABC transporter permease, with amino-acid sequence MNKTKRAAKQLKDFWDEFKQVKFGIAGIILLLLFIVLVVFEQFLIPFPEASTRWRDITYWEDNPRSVPPVWINWFSQKDYTPTEYIEDLEYTEQNISGPITQLSTVIEYEYDYDVPPVDLIYRGAFKGNFSLNIVLERPDGNKISLVNKSFSSNTEKDFRISIINEANNNVQSFARRYVQNLPPRVDVNTVLFSQANGELFSNPTPLNGTYKLNINLIKMTEDTAIQDTRLVVSGSVSGLLGTDNSKRDVWSGLVAGIKWALFIGLMTSAISVSVGVIYGVVSAYYGGIVDSIMQRIWEIFINIPLLPVLIVLSAIFKPSIWSLILMMSLFFWVGPVKTVRSMALQIKEETYVEAAKALGASHRRIIFRHMVPILIPYAFASMALNVPNAILYEATVSLLGLGDATIVTWGQILHDAMNGGAVTNGLWWWVVPPGIAIALVGMTFAFLGFAMDTILNPKLRTR; translated from the coding sequence GTGAATAAAACAAAACGTGCTGCTAAGCAGTTAAAAGATTTTTGGGATGAGTTTAAGCAAGTTAAATTTGGTATAGCTGGAATTATTCTTTTACTTCTTTTTATAGTTTTAGTTGTTTTTGAACAATTTTTAATCCCATTTCCCGAAGCTTCTACAAGGTGGAGGGATATTACATATTGGGAAGATAACCCTCGAAGTGTCCCGCCAGTTTGGATAAATTGGTTTTCTCAAAAGGATTATACACCGACTGAATATATTGAGGATTTAGAATATACAGAACAAAATATTTCTGGCCCAATAACTCAATTAAGTACAGTTATAGAGTATGAGTACGATTATGACGTTCCGCCCGTTGATTTAATATATAGAGGGGCCTTTAAAGGTAACTTTAGTTTGAATATTGTTTTGGAACGTCCAGATGGTAATAAAATCAGCCTGGTGAACAAAAGTTTCAGTTCGAACACGGAAAAAGACTTTAGAATATCGATTATTAATGAAGCAAATAACAACGTTCAAAGTTTTGCTAGGAGATATGTGCAAAATTTACCGCCGAGGGTTGATGTAAATACTGTACTTTTTTCACAAGCCAATGGTGAGCTTTTTTCAAATCCAACTCCATTAAATGGGACATACAAGCTAAATATTAATCTAATAAAAATGACTGAGGATACTGCTATACAAGATACAAGGTTAGTTGTTTCTGGAAGCGTTTCTGGTTTACTAGGTACAGATAACTCTAAAAGAGATGTTTGGAGTGGATTAGTAGCAGGCATAAAGTGGGCTTTGTTCATAGGGCTTATGACATCTGCAATTTCAGTGTCAGTAGGAGTAATTTATGGAGTTGTTTCTGCATATTATGGCGGTATAGTTGATTCTATAATGCAAAGAATCTGGGAAATTTTTATCAACATACCTCTTCTTCCTGTTTTAATTGTTTTATCAGCAATATTTAAGCCCTCTATTTGGAGCCTTATTCTTATGATGAGTTTGTTTTTTTGGGTAGGCCCTGTTAAAACAGTGAGAAGCATGGCTTTACAAATAAAAGAGGAGACATATGTTGAAGCTGCAAAAGCTTTAGGCGCTTCGCATAGAAGAATAATTTTCAGACATATGGTTCCGATCTTGATTCCATATGCCTTTGCAAGTATGGCCTTGAATGTTCCAAACGCTATTCTTTACGAGGCAACCGTTAGTTTGCTTGGTTTAGGAGATGCCACAATAGTTACATGGGGGCAAATTCTCCACGATGCCATGAACGGCGGAGCCGTAACAAACGGTCTTTGGTGGTGGGTTGTACCTCCTGGAATTGCTATCGCTTTAGTAGGTATGACTTTTGCCTTTTTAGGTTTTGCAATGGACACCATCTTAAATCCAAAATTGAGAACGAGGTAG
- a CDS encoding ABC transporter permease, which yields MYWRYAVRRILMGVVIYVVIIFIYSALFNTVMDQTLNSQIVEQVNGEMMKMSQVGTDPEYLVEYRQRRIGELRQLYHLDDPILSRIFWRAIDTLTFNYGKSTVMRSFKGETDVLKIVLERIPNTLMLFTTAIIIDILIGVWLGIKKAQKAGKMMDKTTSIITMGVYGLPSWWFGMVMIMLFAFAIPIFPSGGMNSVPPPTTFFGRLLDTLYHMALPVITLVFIGFWGRAYLTRNIVLGNLQEDFIMSARARGIPERSVLYGHALRTSAPPILTMSLLSLLASFSGALVFEGIFSWPGMGNLYWAAVQMNDIPVLLGNLSITTLIYISGIVVLDLIYGFLDPRIKVGGKA from the coding sequence ATGTATTGGAGATATGCTGTTCGAAGAATATTGATGGGTGTTGTTATCTATGTTGTAATCATTTTCATATATTCAGCCTTATTTAACACGGTAATGGATCAGACGTTAAATAGTCAAATAGTCGAGCAAGTAAACGGTGAAATGATGAAGATGTCACAGGTAGGAACAGATCCTGAATATTTGGTAGAATATAGGCAGAGAAGGATCGGTGAGCTTCGTCAATTGTACCACTTAGATGACCCTATACTTTCCAGAATTTTTTGGAGGGCTATCGATACGTTGACTTTCAATTATGGGAAGTCAACTGTAATGAGATCTTTTAAAGGTGAAACGGATGTTCTTAAAATAGTTTTAGAAAGAATTCCCAATACCTTGATGTTGTTCACTACCGCGATAATTATCGATATTCTGATAGGTGTATGGTTGGGCATAAAAAAGGCTCAGAAAGCTGGAAAGATGATGGATAAGACTACTTCTATAATCACCATGGGGGTATACGGTCTGCCATCTTGGTGGTTTGGAATGGTTATGATTATGTTATTCGCATTTGCAATACCTATTTTCCCATCAGGAGGTATGAACAGTGTCCCTCCTCCAACAACCTTTTTTGGAAGATTACTTGATACTTTATACCATATGGCTTTACCTGTAATTACTTTAGTGTTCATCGGGTTTTGGGGAAGAGCTTATTTAACTAGAAATATAGTTTTAGGAAATCTTCAAGAAGATTTCATAATGTCCGCAAGGGCAAGAGGTATCCCTGAAAGATCCGTTTTATATGGTCATGCTCTAAGGACCTCTGCTCCTCCTATTTTAACTATGTCACTTTTATCGTTGTTAGCTTCTTTTTCTGGTGCTCTGGTGTTTGAAGGTATATTCAGTTGGCCTGGAATGGGGAACCTTTATTGGGCAGCGGTTCAGATGAACGATATTCCTGTCCTTTTGGGTAACCTTTCTATAACAACGCTGATATACATTTCTGGTATCGTTGTTTTGGATTTGATATACGGCTTCTTAGACCCTAGAATAAAAGTTGGTGGGAAAGCGTGA
- a CDS encoding ABC transporter permease — MRKKQKNNLKNTPQNTQNDEELFEREFMSTPALIWRALRRHKLGMISLVVLIILYLLAIFADFVSPMNPFNNHIQYRFAPPSTIYRKDLFTGERVGPHTYLYMSERDPITYQSDYVEATHLDIIKAKDPETGNLTTFELGVYNPTYNATVSDITYTFKNTIMAKTADGEYIELATNRKYDQNLIPLSYFTKEENLNGPVSVEDGLYNVKFSKLLSGETIVVNEDNRSMAINTYKSDYRYAPKIRNQEIISIDTFTTLEEINVYFDFMPVVLTPSDLQAVNLKNYPIEFFIHSWDYKLLGLFPTNLHLFGVEKPKLPSLSDYFSNDGILYVWGSDQYGRDIFSRIFFASRISLSIGLIGILLTFTIGIFLGGLAGYFGGWIDEVTMRFTEILMSIPSLYLILTLSAVLPTGISPEIRYLLIVVILSFIGWPAMTRVIRGMTMGLKQTEFVQAAIAIGYPPRKVIWNHLLPNTYTYVIVSATLSIPGYILGEASLSFLGVGVTEPGASWGLMLSQAQDIQVLTNYPWVLLPGLFIIITVLAFNLFGDAIRDALDPRALGL; from the coding sequence GTGAGAAAAAAGCAGAAGAATAATTTGAAGAACACACCTCAAAACACACAAAACGACGAAGAACTTTTTGAGCGAGAATTCATGTCAACCCCTGCACTTATTTGGAGGGCATTAAGAAGGCATAAATTGGGAATGATATCACTTGTTGTATTGATCATTTTATATTTACTGGCTATATTTGCAGATTTTGTCTCTCCAATGAATCCATTTAATAACCATATTCAGTATAGATTTGCTCCTCCTTCTACGATTTATAGAAAAGATTTATTCACTGGAGAAAGAGTTGGCCCTCACACTTATCTGTATATGAGTGAAAGAGATCCAATAACATACCAAAGTGATTATGTAGAAGCAACCCATTTGGATATAATTAAGGCAAAGGATCCCGAAACGGGTAATTTAACTACCTTTGAATTGGGTGTATACAATCCAACATACAATGCAACAGTTTCAGATATTACTTATACATTTAAAAATACCATCATGGCGAAAACTGCAGATGGGGAGTACATTGAATTAGCAACCAATCGTAAATACGATCAGAATTTGATTCCTTTATCTTATTTTACTAAAGAAGAAAACTTAAATGGTCCAGTTTCAGTTGAAGATGGCCTTTATAACGTTAAATTTTCAAAACTTTTGAGTGGAGAGACGATTGTTGTTAACGAAGATAATAGAAGTATGGCAATTAATACTTACAAAAGTGATTATAGATACGCTCCTAAAATAAGAAATCAGGAAATTATCAGTATAGATACTTTCACAACTTTGGAAGAAATAAATGTTTATTTTGATTTTATGCCTGTTGTATTGACCCCTTCAGATTTGCAAGCGGTTAATTTGAAAAATTATCCTATCGAATTCTTTATTCATTCGTGGGATTACAAGCTTTTAGGGCTTTTCCCAACAAATTTACATTTATTTGGAGTTGAAAAGCCAAAATTACCTTCGCTGTCCGATTATTTTTCAAACGATGGGATACTGTATGTATGGGGATCAGACCAATATGGAAGGGATATTTTCAGTAGGATATTCTTTGCTTCCCGTATTTCCCTTTCTATAGGGTTGATTGGAATATTATTAACATTTACAATAGGTATTTTTTTAGGCGGTTTGGCAGGATACTTTGGAGGATGGATAGACGAAGTGACTATGAGGTTTACGGAAATATTGATGTCGATCCCTAGCCTTTATTTGATATTAACTTTAAGTGCTGTTTTGCCTACAGGTATCTCTCCAGAGATTCGGTATCTTTTGATAGTCGTGATTTTATCTTTTATTGGTTGGCCTGCAATGACAAGGGTTATAAGAGGGATGACTATGGGTTTGAAACAAACAGAGTTTGTTCAAGCAGCTATTGCAATAGGATATCCTCCAAGAAAAGTGATTTGGAACCATTTATTACCGAATACCTATACTTACGTAATCGTTTCGGCCACGTTATCCATTCCAGGATATATTTTAGGAGAGGCTAGTCTCAGTTTCTTGGGTGTGGGAGTAACAGAACCTGGAGCCTCTTGGGGATTGATGCTTTCTCAGGCTCAGGATATCCAAGTTTTAACCAATTACCCTTGGGTACTTTTACCAGGATTGTTTATCATCATAACGGTTCTTGCCTTCAATTTATTCGGAGATGCTATAAGAGATGCATTGGATCCACGAGCCTTAGGCTTGTAA
- a CDS encoding ABC transporter substrate-binding protein, whose product MRKVATFLLVTFVLISAFALAEKGPMPDKVYFDVRMQQDVAIQDVAAGNVDVFLYGVGAPVINSLPQSVLENLDIYNIPSGSWSLLLNPIPNEPPYTVNVDGVEYFNPLAIQEVRFAMNFLINRQYLVDEILQGAGGVMYTMATPGQPGTQPYLDITATMGFTPEGNQELALEMIENAMNEAANLPENKGRLVKDGQWWTFDGQPVTLKFLIRVDDPTGRLPAGRYIADQIEKAGIKVERLEIDRYAAVDIAYYSNPADLQWHIYTEGWGAGATRKYWHHIVAQMYAPWYANMPGGQEPTFWNYEQDEIDELTQKVYSGNFATEEEYWDMILRATELGIRDSVRIYLTYQEDFYVANKDRFNRRMVYGLGDGLNQWSILTADTVDRVLRVTQFSAQGSLFMGAWDPIGTDGFNDMYSINVASNMYDYGMFESPASADLTPAKVVPRMDTLDTKFEIDENGEMVGLIEVPEDALRVDPDSKKWVPVGPGVTSISVCTYDIIYGVWNHGVSESLLDYMYERSYSWDLSVDSGQGDSRYDATYSASAMPGLEVEVARKVNEDGSITVWFDYNFPVDDMYLASWGAPDWTVSESGQPIGVSWEIVEALTRLVEHGGVSGREYTFSSTAAGGNVYEVDVLEPATVNDIKAELQKMIDERYVPIYIEDMITPDEAVERYQAALDFVNEYNHAYIGNGSFKMTKYDPSARFVELTAVRDERYPFERGYWNEYFETVRLNVDSIDLAFAAIRGLDLPVTIYVSEVLYPYDTYSPAPQGDVEVSLITPEGPKTFKAEVETAGTFVATIPGDVLNTLEPGTYAVVVTARSEGAIPSTYSTTIVVY is encoded by the coding sequence ATGAGGAAAGTAGCAACTTTTTTGTTGGTTACTTTTGTTTTGATTTCTGCTTTTGCCTTAGCAGAAAAGGGACCTATGCCGGATAAAGTGTATTTCGATGTGAGAATGCAACAAGATGTCGCAATACAAGATGTCGCAGCTGGAAACGTAGATGTCTTTTTATACGGCGTGGGGGCTCCAGTGATTAATTCTTTGCCCCAATCAGTGCTTGAAAATTTAGATATTTACAACATTCCATCAGGTTCTTGGTCTTTATTACTCAATCCTATACCAAACGAGCCTCCCTATACGGTGAATGTTGACGGCGTGGAGTATTTTAATCCGTTGGCGATTCAAGAAGTAAGGTTTGCTATGAACTTCCTAATCAATAGACAGTATTTAGTCGACGAGATTCTTCAAGGTGCAGGTGGAGTAATGTATACGATGGCAACCCCAGGACAGCCGGGTACACAACCGTACCTTGATATAACCGCAACAATGGGTTTTACTCCTGAAGGTAACCAAGAGCTAGCTCTTGAAATGATAGAAAACGCTATGAATGAAGCTGCCAATTTGCCTGAAAATAAAGGAAGGTTGGTAAAGGACGGTCAATGGTGGACTTTCGATGGACAACCAGTCACGTTGAAGTTCTTAATTCGTGTAGACGATCCTACAGGAAGGTTGCCAGCAGGTAGATACATAGCCGATCAAATTGAAAAAGCTGGTATAAAGGTTGAAAGGTTAGAAATAGACAGATATGCAGCAGTGGATATCGCTTATTACTCAAACCCTGCAGACTTACAATGGCATATATACACGGAAGGTTGGGGTGCAGGTGCTACGAGAAAGTACTGGCACCATATTGTTGCCCAAATGTATGCACCTTGGTATGCTAATATGCCAGGAGGTCAAGAGCCAACATTTTGGAATTATGAACAAGATGAGATCGATGAGCTAACTCAAAAGGTTTATTCAGGGAATTTTGCAACAGAAGAAGAGTATTGGGATATGATTCTGAGGGCAACTGAACTGGGTATAAGAGATTCCGTTAGAATATATCTGACCTACCAAGAAGACTTCTATGTTGCGAACAAAGATAGATTCAACAGACGAATGGTATACGGACTTGGAGACGGACTCAATCAGTGGTCGATTTTAACAGCGGATACGGTTGATCGAGTTTTGAGGGTCACTCAATTCTCTGCCCAAGGATCTTTGTTCATGGGGGCTTGGGATCCAATAGGAACGGATGGATTCAACGATATGTATTCCATAAACGTTGCTTCGAACATGTACGACTACGGGATGTTTGAAAGTCCAGCTTCAGCTGATCTTACACCTGCAAAAGTTGTTCCAAGGATGGATACGTTGGACACCAAATTTGAAATTGATGAAAATGGTGAAATGGTTGGTTTAATAGAGGTTCCCGAGGATGCTCTTAGAGTTGATCCTGACAGTAAAAAATGGGTACCTGTAGGACCAGGCGTTACATCTATTAGTGTTTGTACTTACGATATAATATACGGTGTTTGGAACCATGGGGTCTCTGAAAGTTTACTGGATTACATGTATGAACGATCCTATTCATGGGACCTTTCAGTTGATTCTGGACAAGGTGATTCAAGGTACGATGCAACTTACTCTGCTTCCGCAATGCCTGGATTAGAAGTTGAGGTTGCAAGAAAAGTAAATGAAGATGGTTCAATAACGGTATGGTTTGATTACAACTTCCCAGTTGATGATATGTACTTAGCTTCTTGGGGGGCCCCTGATTGGACAGTTTCTGAATCAGGACAACCAATAGGTGTTTCTTGGGAAATTGTTGAAGCTTTGACAAGATTGGTTGAACATGGAGGAGTGTCAGGAAGAGAGTACACATTCTCATCAACAGCCGCAGGTGGGAACGTCTACGAAGTGGATGTACTTGAGCCTGCAACGGTTAACGATATTAAAGCAGAACTACAAAAGATGATCGATGAAAGGTACGTACCTATTTACATTGAAGATATGATTACACCCGACGAAGCTGTTGAAAGATACCAAGCAGCACTTGATTTTGTCAATGAATACAACCATGCTTATATAGGGAACGGTTCTTTCAAGATGACGAAATATGATCCAAGTGCACGTTTTGTCGAATTAACGGCTGTTAGAGATGAGAGATACCCATTCGAACGTGGATACTGGAATGAGTACTTTGAAACGGTTAGACTGAACGTTGATAGTATAGATCTTGCTTTTGCTGCTATAAGAGGGTTAGACCTACCGGTTACGATCTATGTATCTGAGGTTCTTTACCCATACGATACATATTCCCCCGCTCCTCAAGGGGACGTAGAAGTTTCCTTGATCACACCGGAAGGACCAAAAACTTTCAAGGCTGAAGTAGAAACAGCTGGAACATTTGTTGCAACTATACCCGGAGACGTGCTTAATACATTAGAACCTGGTACTTATGCGGTTGTAGTAACTGCAAGATCGGAAGGAGCAATTCCATCCACTTATTCAACAACAATCGTTGTGTATTAA
- a CDS encoding ABC transporter ATP-binding protein: MLLKVRNLKKYFPIKQGFLIDRTVGYIKAVDGIDLNLDINETYGLVGESGCGKTTIGKTILRLEDPTSGKIFLNGEETSHYFMSKRAGAKYLEKEYIEYAHELEEELESKEKVLENLEDEERKYIQYYYDNGKEKFFDYMFKDIDRKRADFRRNVQIVFQDPTSSLNPRMTVGQTLIEPLLFHKMAKNKIEAKNIALDMLKKVGLKPYHADRYPHQFSGGQRQRVAVARAIILDPKLIILDEPTSALDVSVQAQIINLLKSLQSEFNVGYLFISHDLGVVRFISNHVGVMYLGRLVEYGDGSEIFDRTLHPYSQALLNAAPLPDPRKRRDRKKFLVKGQVPSPVNRPKGCFFNPRCPYAMDICKKDYPDYYKINENHYVACFLYKENKDRGLSQEKEGKLVK; the protein is encoded by the coding sequence ATGCTTTTAAAAGTCCGTAATCTAAAAAAATATTTCCCGATTAAACAGGGGTTTTTAATAGATAGAACGGTCGGGTACATTAAAGCAGTGGATGGGATCGATTTAAATTTAGATATAAATGAAACTTATGGTTTGGTTGGAGAGTCAGGTTGTGGAAAGACAACGATTGGTAAAACGATTTTGAGGTTGGAAGATCCTACTTCGGGTAAGATTTTTTTAAACGGAGAAGAAACTTCTCATTATTTTATGAGTAAAAGAGCTGGGGCAAAGTATTTGGAAAAAGAGTACATTGAATACGCTCATGAATTAGAAGAAGAGTTAGAGAGCAAAGAGAAGGTTCTTGAAAATCTTGAAGATGAAGAGAGAAAGTATATCCAATATTACTACGATAATGGAAAGGAAAAATTTTTTGATTATATGTTTAAAGATATAGATAGAAAAAGAGCGGATTTTAGAAGAAATGTTCAAATAGTATTTCAGGATCCTACATCTTCTTTGAATCCAAGAATGACGGTAGGACAAACGTTGATTGAACCGCTTTTGTTTCACAAGATGGCAAAAAATAAAATAGAAGCAAAAAATATTGCGCTTGATATGTTGAAAAAAGTTGGTTTGAAACCCTACCATGCTGACAGATACCCTCATCAATTTTCTGGGGGGCAAAGACAAAGGGTAGCTGTCGCACGTGCGATTATTTTAGATCCAAAGTTGATCATCCTGGATGAGCCTACTTCTGCATTAGATGTTTCAGTACAGGCACAGATAATCAATCTTTTAAAGTCTTTACAGAGTGAGTTCAACGTTGGATATCTATTTATTTCTCATGATTTAGGGGTTGTTAGGTTCATTTCAAACCATGTTGGTGTAATGTACCTTGGAAGATTAGTTGAGTATGGAGATGGCTCAGAAATATTTGATAGAACATTACATCCGTATTCCCAAGCTTTGCTAAATGCCGCCCCTCTTCCAGATCCAAGAAAACGAAGAGATAGAAAAAAGTTTTTGGTTAAAGGTCAAGTACCAAGTCCAGTTAACAGGCCGAAGGGATGTTTTTTCAACCCAAGATGTCCCTATGCTATGGATATATGCAAAAAAGATTACCCCGACTATTATAAAATAAACGAAAACCATTATGTTGCTTGTTTCTTATACAAAGAGAATAAAGATAGAGGTTTATCACAAGAAAAAGAGGGTAAGTTAGTAAAATAA
- a CDS encoding ABC transporter permease has product MLKYIVRRLILAIPVLLGVSVISFFVMQLAPGDFLDTYRINPNISREKIQELETLYGLDKNPVTQYFIWLGNILKGDWGYSFVYKIGVWEVMLRRLEATLLLGVTTFIFTWGIGIPLGITAALHQYKFADQSLSTLGLIGISIPNFFFALLWLMWSANTGIFPIGGMLSREFANLPWYKQIADFFWHVAGPVVTLGTASLAGTMRVMRGQMLDEMNQDYAEFARAKGMPSDVVIYKHTLRNAINPVITSLGFSLSTILGGALITEYVFSWPGLGSLMRDAIFQQDIYLVMANLFLQGILLITGNLIADILLAASDPRVRLRMSA; this is encoded by the coding sequence TTGCTTAAGTATATAGTTAGAAGACTTATTCTTGCTATACCTGTGTTGTTAGGAGTATCGGTTATCTCATTTTTTGTAATGCAATTGGCTCCCGGTGATTTTTTAGATACATATAGAATAAACCCCAATATTAGTCGCGAGAAGATTCAAGAATTAGAGACATTGTATGGGTTAGATAAAAATCCTGTAACTCAGTATTTTATATGGCTAGGAAACATTCTAAAAGGAGATTGGGGATACTCTTTCGTCTATAAAATAGGTGTTTGGGAGGTGATGCTCAGAAGACTAGAAGCCACACTTTTATTGGGAGTGACAACTTTTATCTTTACCTGGGGGATTGGTATACCTTTAGGAATAACAGCAGCGCTTCACCAATACAAATTTGCAGACCAATCTCTTTCAACTCTTGGACTCATAGGCATTTCAATTCCGAACTTCTTTTTTGCGTTATTATGGTTAATGTGGTCCGCAAATACCGGGATATTTCCAATCGGTGGGATGCTATCACGAGAATTTGCTAATCTTCCTTGGTACAAACAAATAGCTGATTTTTTCTGGCATGTGGCTGGTCCTGTAGTTACCTTGGGAACGGCATCTCTTGCTGGAACTATGCGTGTTATGAGAGGCCAGATGTTAGATGAGATGAACCAAGATTATGCTGAGTTTGCAAGGGCAAAGGGGATGCCTTCAGACGTTGTCATTTACAAGCATACGTTGCGAAATGCTATCAATCCTGTCATTACCTCACTGGGATTCAGCCTATCTACGATATTGGGTGGTGCGTTGATAACGGAATACGTGTTTTCATGGCCAGGTTTAGGATCGTTGATGAGGGATGCGATATTCCAGCAAGATATTTATTTGGTAATGGCCAATTTGTTTTTGCAAGGTATTCTTTTAATTACTGGTAATTTGATCGCTGATATCTTACTTGCTGCATCTGATCCTCGTGTCAGATTAAGAATGAGTGCTTAA